The Litchfieldia alkalitelluris genome has a window encoding:
- a CDS encoding ATP-binding protein has translation MKIVGIEVYGFGKFQSLELGNLSQEIQVFYGQNEAGKSTLMSFITHILFGFPTKQQPEQRYIPKQSDRYGGRLTILTEEYGTLTVERLPGKAVGDVVIIMPDGSVKNEEFLERLLRGMDKQFFQNIYSFNVHGLQGIHRIGPDDLGRFLFSSGAVGTDALLTINRELDKELEALFKPSGRKPLLNTELTHLKENHQKVQKLQEKNQTYHSLINQKELIEKQLGAIEQNIKSLEQEMRQCEQLNSIKPLIIERSAISKQLTELPPSKPFPTDGLKRLENFLSQLYPYKTQLKSSLNKKEEIEKQKKEIIVDELILQYEEEINELYDARKEYQKLHHQIADLENKHKQITEEILDKKYSIHTNASDQDIMKMDTSISQKEAVKRVSGNLEVLSQQKLTLDTSFNQAKEELEECDHKLTIYQKELLDKEQRNQLEHQIQVFKNASSDQNTRLNLSKSIESIEGKIKRFEESNKKSNKKLLNIFILIDMLLVILSVYYFLNTEWISALIPLGFIIFFVLIYIVQHKSGTNIAVIELKEEKKELQAKLNSQEIELVSISQSAYEEAQILIAKDQQYRQLFELEKARKLQLEKAYNRVVTQFESWEKNFYETKRKMGQICKEYQVSESNEQLMDVFHYIEQLKEKIRIKMEFLNQISSTNMQKEEYEQRVRKLAEICNIRIDNRDTLELVEKLSGKWKMESLHSSHLTTVTTKLTEINEQLSLLQLEVDYLKTKIDELYEIANVKNEEEFRKKAKIEAEVVLLQERLGLINNQLESYPFGMKQFNEQLDFEAMIFELDQKIVKNKTEQTHLFDQLSEVNIRKEELEEGGVYSEIFHEFQLKKSNFNEQAKDWAVLAVAKDLLNQTIEQYRDVRLPNLIKSAEHFLRILSEDRYVRILTPKDDEGFIVERNDGVRFSPRELSQATSEALYVAIRFALAEATHRNDHFPFIIDDSFVNFDEVRLRHVVKTLREISKEHQILFFTCHEHIIKLFNDTECINL, from the coding sequence ATGAAAATTGTAGGAATAGAAGTTTACGGATTTGGCAAATTTCAATCCTTAGAGCTGGGGAATCTTTCACAGGAGATACAGGTGTTTTATGGACAAAATGAAGCCGGAAAATCAACATTAATGTCTTTCATTACTCATATCTTATTTGGCTTTCCGACAAAGCAGCAGCCCGAGCAAAGATATATCCCAAAACAGAGTGACAGATATGGTGGACGGTTAACAATTCTAACCGAAGAGTATGGAACACTCACTGTTGAAAGACTGCCTGGGAAGGCTGTTGGAGATGTTGTGATCATTATGCCTGATGGTTCTGTAAAGAACGAAGAATTTTTAGAGAGACTCTTAAGAGGTATGGATAAACAATTTTTTCAAAATATCTATTCATTTAATGTTCATGGCTTACAAGGTATACATCGAATTGGACCAGATGATTTGGGAAGGTTTCTGTTTTCATCAGGAGCGGTTGGAACAGACGCCCTCTTAACGATTAATCGGGAATTAGACAAAGAGCTTGAAGCACTTTTTAAACCTAGTGGACGAAAACCATTATTAAATACCGAATTAACCCATTTGAAAGAAAATCACCAAAAGGTACAAAAGCTTCAAGAGAAAAATCAAACATATCATTCATTAATCAATCAAAAAGAATTAATCGAAAAACAATTAGGTGCAATCGAGCAAAATATAAAAAGTCTTGAACAAGAGATGAGACAGTGTGAGCAGCTAAATTCGATCAAACCACTTATCATTGAAAGATCTGCAATATCAAAGCAACTAACAGAGCTTCCTCCATCAAAGCCATTTCCAACAGATGGACTAAAACGATTAGAAAACTTTCTATCACAGCTTTACCCATATAAAACTCAATTAAAGAGCTCATTGAATAAAAAAGAAGAAATAGAGAAGCAAAAAAAAGAAATAATAGTCGATGAACTGATTCTTCAATATGAAGAGGAAATTAACGAATTATATGATGCTAGAAAAGAGTATCAAAAACTACATCATCAGATCGCTGATCTAGAGAACAAACACAAACAAATAACAGAAGAAATACTTGATAAGAAATACTCAATTCACACGAATGCAAGTGATCAGGATATCATGAAAATGGATACTAGTATATCCCAAAAAGAAGCAGTCAAACGAGTGTCAGGTAATCTTGAAGTGCTTAGTCAGCAAAAGCTAACTCTAGACACGAGTTTTAATCAAGCCAAAGAGGAATTGGAGGAATGTGATCATAAACTTACTATATATCAAAAGGAATTGCTTGATAAGGAGCAGAGAAATCAACTAGAACATCAGATTCAAGTATTTAAAAATGCTAGCAGTGATCAAAATACTAGGTTGAACTTAAGCAAGTCTATTGAAAGTATAGAGGGTAAAATTAAAAGATTTGAAGAGAGCAATAAAAAAAGTAACAAAAAACTATTAAACATATTTATTTTAATCGATATGCTTTTGGTCATTTTATCCGTTTATTATTTTCTCAACACTGAATGGATCTCAGCGCTTATACCTCTCGGTTTTATTATCTTTTTTGTTCTAATCTATATTGTCCAACATAAATCAGGAACGAACATTGCAGTTATAGAGCTAAAAGAGGAAAAAAAGGAGTTACAAGCAAAGTTGAATTCACAGGAGATTGAACTAGTCAGTATTTCTCAGTCTGCTTATGAGGAGGCACAAATATTAATCGCCAAGGATCAACAGTATAGACAACTATTTGAATTAGAAAAGGCTAGGAAACTCCAATTGGAAAAAGCATATAATCGCGTTGTTACACAGTTTGAATCATGGGAAAAGAATTTTTATGAAACAAAAAGGAAAATGGGTCAGATATGTAAAGAATATCAGGTATCTGAAAGTAATGAACAGCTTATGGATGTATTTCACTATATAGAACAGCTTAAAGAAAAGATAAGAATCAAAATGGAATTTCTCAACCAAATCAGCAGTACAAATATGCAGAAGGAAGAGTATGAACAAAGAGTTAGGAAACTAGCTGAGATATGTAATATTCGGATAGATAATCGTGATACATTAGAATTAGTAGAGAAACTAAGTGGAAAATGGAAGATGGAATCATTACATAGTTCCCATTTAACAACAGTTACAACTAAATTAACTGAAATTAATGAACAGTTATCTCTTCTTCAGTTAGAAGTGGATTATTTAAAAACAAAGATTGACGAATTATATGAAATCGCAAACGTGAAAAACGAAGAGGAATTTAGAAAAAAGGCAAAAATTGAAGCTGAAGTAGTTCTGCTGCAAGAGCGTTTAGGGTTAATTAACAATCAGTTAGAATCTTATCCATTTGGGATGAAGCAATTCAATGAACAACTTGATTTTGAAGCAATGATTTTCGAGCTAGACCAAAAGATCGTAAAGAATAAAACAGAGCAGACACATTTATTTGATCAATTGTCGGAAGTTAATATTCGAAAGGAAGAGCTTGAAGAGGGTGGAGTGTATTCTGAAATTTTTCACGAATTCCAATTAAAAAAATCTAACTTTAATGAGCAAGCCAAGGATTGGGCAGTTTTAGCTGTTGCTAAGGATCTTTTAAACCAGACAATTGAACAATACCGGGATGTTAGATTGCCTAATTTAATTAAATCAGCAGAACACTTTTTGAGAATTTTATCAGAGGATAGATATGTGAGGATATTAACACCAAAGGACGATGAGGGCTTTATCGTTGAAAGAAATGATGGTGTAAGGTTTAGCCCTCGGGAATTAAGCCAGGCAACCTCGGAGGCATTATATGTCGCTATTCGTTTTGCATTAGCGGAAGCAACACATCGTAACGACCATTTCCCATTTATAATTGATGACAGTTTTGTTAACTTTGATGAAGTAAGGCTTAGGCACGTGGTAAAAACCTTACGTGAAATTTCTAAGGAACACCAAATATTATTTTTTACTTGTCATGAACATATAATTAAGTTGTTCAATGATACTGAATGCATTAATCTCTAA
- a CDS encoding metallophosphoesterase family protein, which translates to MKSVTFLHIADLHLDSPFIGLKTLPEKIYKRVRESTFLSFSRLVSLAIRERVDFVVIAGDIFDQENRSIRAQSRFRKEMQRLESSGIEVYLIHGNHDHLGGDWYDIKWPSNVHVFSSNGVEMLSYMKSENCKVNLYGFSYPKRAVHENMTNQYSRTIDGDFHIGILHGSIEGDENHNHYAPFRLEELRSKGFDYWALGHIHKRQVLSTSPMVVYPGNIQGRHRKESDEKGGYIVQLTDAGAKITFHHTAEISWDELTINIEELHELAELMDKISLACNEVRKNAIGVFLSIKLIGHGPLHPILQNKETLDDLLQAMMEGEDEQEHFVYITTVSFKHYKSKSREDLDKEVAFIKDLSSLVETYENFNKATKSLYHHPNARRYLEPLTLDEQNEIIAEAEQLLLNAIAINQSKGEKR; encoded by the coding sequence ATGAAGTCAGTCACTTTTTTACATATAGCAGATTTACATTTGGATAGTCCATTTATCGGGTTGAAAACACTACCTGAAAAGATATACAAAAGGGTAAGAGAGAGCACGTTTCTTTCCTTTTCAAGACTTGTTTCGCTTGCGATTCGAGAAAGGGTAGATTTTGTTGTCATTGCTGGTGATATATTTGATCAGGAAAATAGAAGTATTAGAGCGCAATCACGTTTTAGAAAAGAAATGCAACGTCTGGAGTCAAGTGGAATTGAAGTTTACCTTATCCATGGTAATCATGATCATCTTGGTGGAGACTGGTATGATATAAAGTGGCCAAGTAATGTCCATGTTTTTTCAAGTAATGGTGTAGAAATGTTGTCTTATATGAAGAGTGAGAATTGTAAAGTTAATTTATATGGGTTTAGTTACCCTAAAAGAGCGGTACATGAGAATATGACAAATCAATATAGTAGAACGATAGATGGTGATTTTCATATTGGTATTCTGCATGGGAGTATCGAAGGAGATGAAAATCATAACCACTATGCTCCATTTAGATTAGAAGAATTAAGAAGTAAGGGCTTTGATTACTGGGCATTAGGTCATATTCATAAGCGGCAGGTTCTATCTACCTCGCCGATGGTTGTATACCCCGGAAACATACAGGGTAGGCACCGAAAAGAAAGCGATGAAAAGGGTGGATATATTGTTCAGCTAACAGATGCAGGAGCCAAAATCACATTTCATCATACTGCTGAAATTAGCTGGGATGAGTTGACAATCAATATTGAGGAATTACATGAATTAGCTGAACTAATGGATAAAATCTCTTTAGCATGTAATGAAGTTCGTAAAAATGCTATCGGTGTGTTTTTATCAATTAAATTAATTGGTCATGGTCCTCTCCATCCTATACTCCAAAATAAAGAAACTTTGGATGACCTTCTACAAGCAATGATGGAGGGTGAAGACGAACAAGAACATTTTGTTTATATTACTACAGTATCCTTCAAACATTATAAATCTAAGAGCCGTGAGGATCTCGATAAAGAGGTTGCATTTATAAAAGACCTATCATCATTAGTAGAAACCTATGAAAACTTTAATAAGGCTACAAAAAGCTTATATCACCATCCTAATGCGCGAAGATACCTTGAACCATTAACTTTGGATGAGCAGAATGAAATTATAGCTGAAGCAGAACAACTTTTATTAAATGCAATCGCGATAAATCAGTCAAAGGGTGAAAAACGATGA